A region of Streptomyces paludis DNA encodes the following proteins:
- a CDS encoding PhoH family protein, whose translation MTQTPTVQTPASDPAPATAQARFTVPAKHPMVMVLGSGDALLRVVEKAFPAVDIHVRGNEISASGGAAEVALVQRLFDEMMLVLRTGQPMTEDAVERSIAMLRASENGGADGPETPADVLTQNILSSRGRTIRPKTLNQKRYVDAIDKHTIVFGIGPAGTGKTYLAMAKAVQALQSKQVSRIILTRPAVEAGERLGFLPGTLYEKIDPYLRPLYDALHDMLDPDSIPRLMAAGTIEVAPLAYMRGRTLNDAFIILDEAQNTSTEQMKMFLTRLGFDSKIVITGDITQVDLPGGTKSGLRQVQDILDGVDDVHFSRLTSQDVVRHKLVGRIVDAYEKYDNENGK comes from the coding sequence ATGACTCAGACACCTACAGTCCAGACCCCTGCCTCCGACCCCGCCCCCGCCACCGCGCAGGCCCGGTTCACCGTCCCCGCCAAGCACCCCATGGTCATGGTCCTCGGATCGGGGGACGCGCTGCTCCGGGTGGTCGAGAAGGCGTTCCCGGCAGTGGACATCCATGTCAGGGGGAACGAGATCAGCGCGTCGGGCGGTGCGGCCGAGGTCGCGCTCGTCCAGCGCCTGTTCGACGAGATGATGCTGGTGCTCCGCACCGGTCAGCCGATGACGGAGGACGCAGTGGAACGTTCCATCGCCATGCTCAGAGCGAGCGAGAACGGCGGTGCGGACGGTCCCGAGACCCCCGCCGACGTCCTCACGCAGAACATCCTGTCCAGCCGGGGCCGCACGATCCGCCCCAAGACGCTCAACCAGAAGCGGTACGTCGACGCGATCGACAAGCACACGATCGTCTTCGGCATCGGCCCCGCCGGTACGGGCAAGACCTATCTCGCCATGGCCAAGGCGGTCCAGGCGCTCCAGTCCAAGCAGGTCAGCCGGATCATCCTGACCCGGCCCGCCGTCGAGGCCGGCGAGCGGCTCGGCTTCCTGCCCGGCACGCTCTACGAGAAGATCGACCCGTATCTCCGCCCGCTCTACGACGCGCTGCACGACATGCTCGACCCCGACTCCATCCCGCGTCTGATGGCGGCGGGCACGATCGAGGTGGCGCCGCTGGCCTATATGCGCGGCCGGACGCTCAATGACGCGTTCATCATCCTGGACGAGGCGCAGAACACCAGCACGGAACAGATGAAGATGTTCCTGACCCGCCTGGGCTTCGACTCGAAGATCGTCATCACCGGTGACATCACCCAGGTCGACCTCCCGGGCGGCACCAAGAGCGGGCTGCGCCAGGTCCAGGACATCCTGGACGGCGTCGACGACGTCCACTTCTCCCGGCTCACCTCGCAGGATGTCGTACGGCACAAGCTCGTCGGCCGTATCGTCGACGCGTACGAGAAGTACGACAACGAAAACGGGAAGTAG
- a CDS encoding carbohydrate kinase family protein produces the protein MHLAAGEVDHTAHIDPLGALRAPDDPECDVYLTGTVFLDIIFTGLDSAPVRGTESWARGMGSSPGGIANMATALARLGLRTSLSAAFGDDHYGEYCWDALAQGEGIDLSRSRTVSGWHSPVTVSMAYEGERTMVSHGHEAPPPEGALPECPPRARAAVAALAPGRRDEWIATSARRGTRIFADVGWDDSGRWDLAGLADLEHCEAFLPNAEEAMRYTRTDCPRAAARLLAERVPVAVVTLGSEGAYAVDGATGETAEVPAIAVEALDPTGAGDVFVAGFVTGTLAGWPLADRLAFAGLTAALSVQEFGGSLSAPGWTEIAAWWSHVRGCADQDPAALRRYGFLPELLPAPTRPWPLRRAVPTIGFGRSA, from the coding sequence CTGCATCTCGCCGCCGGGGAGGTGGACCACACCGCCCACATCGATCCGCTGGGCGCCCTGCGCGCCCCGGACGACCCGGAGTGCGACGTCTACCTCACCGGCACGGTGTTCCTCGACATCATCTTCACCGGTCTGGACAGCGCCCCGGTGCGCGGCACCGAGTCCTGGGCGCGCGGCATGGGGTCGAGCCCCGGCGGGATCGCCAACATGGCCACCGCGCTGGCCCGGCTCGGGCTGCGCACCTCGCTCTCGGCCGCCTTCGGCGACGACCACTACGGCGAGTACTGCTGGGACGCGCTGGCGCAGGGCGAGGGCATCGACCTCTCCCGGTCGCGCACCGTGTCCGGCTGGCACTCGCCCGTCACCGTCTCCATGGCGTACGAGGGCGAGCGGACCATGGTGTCGCACGGCCACGAGGCGCCGCCGCCCGAGGGCGCCCTGCCCGAATGCCCGCCACGCGCGCGTGCCGCCGTCGCCGCCCTGGCGCCCGGCCGCCGCGACGAGTGGATCGCCACCTCGGCACGGCGCGGCACCCGGATCTTCGCGGATGTCGGCTGGGACGACAGCGGCCGGTGGGATCTGGCGGGGCTGGCCGATCTGGAGCACTGCGAGGCGTTCCTGCCCAACGCCGAGGAGGCGATGCGCTACACCCGTACCGACTGCCCCAGGGCCGCCGCCCGGCTGCTCGCCGAGCGGGTGCCGGTCGCCGTCGTCACCCTGGGCTCGGAGGGCGCGTACGCGGTGGACGGCGCCACCGGCGAGACCGCCGAGGTGCCGGCGATCGCCGTGGAGGCCCTCGATCCGACGGGCGCGGGCGATGTCTTCGTCGCCGGATTCGTCACCGGTACGCTCGCCGGCTGGCCGCTCGCGGACCGGCTGGCCTTCGCCGGGCTGACGGCCGCGCTCTCCGTCCAGGAGTTCGGCGGCTCGCTCTCCGCGCCCGGCTGGACCGAGATCGCGGCCTGGTGGAGCCATGTGCGCGGATGCGCCGACCAGGACCCGGCGGCCCTGCGCCGCTACGGCTTCCTGCCGGAGCTGCTGCCCGCGCCGACCCGGCCGTGGCCGCTGCGCCGGGCCGTGCCCACGATCGGCTTCGGCCGCTCGGCCTGA
- a CDS encoding ribonuclease Z yields the protein MSVRELVVLGTASQVPTRHRNHNGYLLRWDGEGLLFDPGEGTQRQMLRAGVAAHDINRICVTHFHGDHSLGLAGVVQRINLDRVPHEITAHYPASGQRFFERLRYATAYRETVELTEAPVRRDGVLAHTASYTLEAHRLSHPVESYGYRLVEPDGRRMDPARLAARGIAGPDVGRLQREGTLNGVTLDEVSEVRRGQRFAFVMDTRLCDGVHALADGCDLLVIESTFLDEDERLATEHGHLTAGQAARAARDAGVAHLVLTHFSQRYGDPGEFERQARAAGFTGELTVAADLVRVPLPKRSR from the coding sequence TTGTCCGTACGCGAACTGGTCGTGCTGGGCACCGCCAGCCAGGTGCCCACCCGCCACCGCAACCACAACGGCTATCTGCTCCGCTGGGACGGCGAGGGCCTGCTCTTCGACCCGGGCGAGGGCACCCAGCGCCAGATGCTGCGCGCCGGGGTCGCCGCGCACGACATCAACCGGATCTGTGTCACCCACTTCCACGGCGACCACTCGCTCGGGCTCGCCGGAGTCGTCCAGCGCATCAATCTCGACCGGGTGCCGCACGAGATCACCGCGCACTACCCGGCGAGCGGACAGCGCTTCTTCGAACGGCTGCGGTACGCGACGGCCTACCGCGAGACCGTCGAGCTGACCGAGGCGCCCGTGCGCCGCGACGGTGTCCTCGCGCACACCGCGTCGTACACGCTGGAGGCGCACCGGCTCTCCCACCCCGTCGAGTCGTACGGCTATCGCCTGGTCGAGCCCGACGGGCGCCGGATGGACCCGGCGCGGCTGGCCGCGCGCGGGATCGCCGGGCCCGATGTCGGCCGGCTCCAGCGCGAGGGCACGCTGAACGGTGTCACGCTCGACGAGGTCAGCGAGGTGCGCCGGGGGCAGCGGTTCGCGTTCGTCATGGACACCCGGCTCTGCGACGGGGTGCACGCCCTGGCCGACGGGTGCGACCTGCTGGTCATCGAGTCCACGTTCCTCGACGAGGACGAGCGGCTCGCCACCGAGCACGGCCATCTGACGGCGGGCCAGGCCGCGCGGGCGGCGCGGGACGCGGGCGTGGCGCATCTGGTGCTGACGCACTTCTCGCAGCGGTACGGCGACCCCGGGGAGTTCGAGCGGCAGGCGCGCGCGGCGGGCTTCACGGGCGAACTGACCGTCGCGGCCGACCTCGTACGGGTCCCGCTGCCCAAGCGCTCCCGCTGA
- a CDS encoding histidine triad nucleotide-binding protein, translated as MAGEPQGDCLFCKIATGDVPATVVRSTDTTVAFRDINPQAPTHVLVIPRAHYPDAGSLAAAEPLIAADVLREAAAVAAEEGVEGSGYRIVFNTGAGAGQTVFHAHAHVLAGRGLNWPPG; from the coding sequence ATGGCGGGAGAACCACAGGGCGACTGCCTGTTCTGCAAGATCGCCACGGGGGACGTACCGGCCACGGTCGTCCGCTCGACGGACACGACCGTCGCCTTCCGGGACATAAACCCCCAGGCGCCCACCCATGTGCTCGTCATCCCCCGGGCGCACTACCCGGACGCGGGCAGCCTCGCCGCCGCCGAGCCGCTGATCGCCGCCGACGTGCTGCGCGAGGCCGCCGCCGTGGCGGCCGAGGAGGGCGTGGAGGGCAGCGGCTACCGGATCGTGTTCAACACCGGGGCCGGCGCGGGCCAGACCGTCTTCCACGCGCACGCCCACGTCCTGGCCGGCCGCGGCCTCAACTGGCCGCCCGGATAG
- a CDS encoding 16S rRNA (uracil(1498)-N(3))-methyltransferase, producing the protein MTAPVFVVDHFDAGSGGRYVLEGPEGRHAVSVKRMRPGEDVILTNGTGQWADCVVLDTEGKDRLIVQLDSVSEEEPESPHITVVQALPKGDRGEVAVETMTETGVDAIVPWAASRCITQWKGDRGAKALAKWRATARESGKQSRRVRFPEIAGAMSTKQVAALLATADFAGVLHEDRDAGSEALAVAELPTEGSIVLVVGPEGGVSPEELAAFAAAGARPYRLGHSVLRTSTAGTAATVLVMARTGRWS; encoded by the coding sequence GTGACCGCGCCCGTCTTCGTCGTGGACCACTTCGACGCCGGAAGCGGCGGGCGGTACGTCCTGGAAGGACCCGAGGGACGGCACGCCGTCTCCGTGAAGCGGATGCGGCCCGGCGAGGACGTCATCCTGACCAACGGCACCGGGCAGTGGGCCGATTGCGTCGTCCTGGACACCGAGGGCAAGGACCGGCTGATCGTCCAGCTCGACTCCGTGTCCGAGGAGGAGCCGGAGAGCCCGCACATCACCGTCGTCCAGGCGCTGCCCAAGGGCGACCGCGGCGAGGTGGCCGTCGAGACGATGACCGAGACCGGCGTGGACGCCATCGTCCCGTGGGCGGCCTCGCGCTGCATCACCCAGTGGAAGGGCGACCGGGGCGCCAAGGCGCTCGCCAAGTGGCGTGCCACCGCGCGCGAGTCGGGCAAGCAGTCGCGGCGGGTGCGGTTCCCCGAGATCGCGGGCGCGATGAGTACGAAGCAGGTCGCCGCGCTGCTGGCGACGGCGGACTTCGCGGGTGTGCTGCACGAGGACCGGGACGCCGGCAGCGAGGCGCTGGCCGTGGCCGAACTGCCCACCGAGGGCTCGATCGTGCTGGTCGTCGGGCCCGAAGGAGGCGTGTCCCCCGAGGAGCTGGCGGCCTTCGCGGCGGCGGGGGCCCGGCCGTACCGGCTGGGCCACAGCGTGCTGCGTACCTCCACCGCGGGTACGGCGGCGACCGTGCTGGTGATGGCCCGCACCGGCCGCTGGTCCTGA
- a CDS encoding nitronate monooxygenase, translated as MSSVLTDLCRYPIVQAPMAGGASCPQLAAAVSEAGGLGFLAAGYKTADGMYEEIKQLRGLTAQPFGVNLFMPQAHYADPAAVEVYRNQLAGEATWYETPLGDPESGRDDAYEAKLAILFDDPVPLVSFTFGCPTRDTLDAFAKAGTYTVVTVTTPEEAQAAQWSGADAVCVQGIEAGGHQGTHRDDPAVDGTGIGLLSLVAQVKETVQIPVVAAGGLMRGGQIAAVLAAGADAAQLGTAFLVCPESGANALHKQAMTNPLFVRTELTRAFSGRPARGLVNRFMREHGPYAPAAYPEVHHLTSGLRKAAARVGDAQGMALWAGQGHRMARELPAAELIELLLTELDEGRGQLTHGPYASGSTA; from the coding sequence ATGTCCTCCGTACTGACCGATCTCTGCCGGTATCCGATCGTGCAGGCGCCCATGGCGGGCGGCGCGTCCTGCCCGCAGCTCGCCGCGGCCGTCTCCGAGGCCGGCGGTCTCGGGTTTCTCGCCGCCGGGTACAAGACGGCGGACGGTATGTACGAGGAGATCAAGCAGCTCCGCGGCCTCACCGCCCAGCCCTTCGGCGTGAACCTCTTCATGCCGCAGGCGCACTACGCCGACCCCGCCGCCGTCGAGGTCTACCGCAACCAGCTCGCCGGCGAGGCCACCTGGTACGAGACACCGCTCGGCGACCCCGAGTCGGGGCGGGACGACGCGTACGAGGCCAAGCTGGCGATCCTGTTCGACGACCCCGTACCGCTTGTCTCGTTCACCTTCGGGTGTCCGACCCGGGACACCCTCGACGCCTTCGCCAAGGCGGGTACGTACACCGTCGTCACGGTGACCACCCCCGAGGAGGCCCAGGCCGCCCAGTGGTCCGGCGCCGACGCCGTCTGCGTCCAGGGCATCGAGGCCGGCGGCCACCAGGGCACGCACCGAGACGATCCCGCCGTCGACGGCACGGGCATCGGGCTGCTGTCGCTGGTGGCGCAGGTCAAGGAGACCGTACAGATTCCGGTCGTCGCGGCCGGCGGCCTCATGCGCGGCGGCCAGATCGCGGCCGTCCTCGCGGCGGGCGCGGACGCGGCGCAGCTCGGCACGGCCTTCCTGGTCTGCCCCGAGTCCGGCGCCAACGCGCTGCACAAACAGGCCATGACCAACCCGCTGTTCGTACGGACGGAGCTGACCCGCGCGTTCTCGGGCCGCCCCGCCCGCGGGCTCGTCAACCGCTTCATGCGCGAGCACGGCCCGTACGCGCCCGCCGCCTACCCGGAGGTCCACCACCTCACCTCCGGACTGCGCAAGGCCGCCGCCCGCGTGGGCGACGCGCAGGGCATGGCGCTCTGGGCCGGCCAGGGGCACCGGATGGCCCGCGAACTGCCCGCCGCCGAGCTGATCGAGCTGCTCCTCACCGAACTCGACGAGGGCCGCGGCCAGTTGACCCACGGGCCGTACGCGTCGGGGAGCACCGCGTGA